A window of Ignisphaera sp. contains these coding sequences:
- a CDS encoding DMT family transporter → MVSRDGVEIPFCHVLLYIISILSIGSASILVKLSNASGVACAFWRLSISSIVLGIIYGLWRRGRKRLCGREVVLLLVSSSSLALHLILWMESLFRLPIAVSVTIVVAYPLHLSIAYTVYEKSISHLPTLLGSIIGFLGILMLFRDAFTSATIDIVGVVQSFSASIFAALYFHIGRVLRRSMDLELYTASVYGIGASVVLLYSIFVEENVLSYIPSSWMWFLMLAIIPTIGGHTVMNYLLKFYRSSTVASIALTEPVVATILASTILREPIEFVYLIALTKVLIGLYIVIRYS, encoded by the coding sequence ATGGTATCGAGAGATGGTGTAGAGATACCTTTTTGCCATGTGTTGCTCTACATAATCTCTATACTTAGCATAGGTTCAGCATCTATACTTGTGAAATTATCAAATGCTAGTGGTGTTGCTTGTGCTTTTTGGAGACTCTCTATATCATCTATAGTTCTGGGCATAATCTATGGTCTATGGAGAAGAGGTAGAAAGAGGTTGTGTGGAAGAGAGGTTGTTCTTCTTCTTGTTTCAAGCTCTTCACTCGCTCTACACTTAATTCTGTGGATGGAGTCTCTCTTCAGATTGCCTATAGCTGTGAGTGTTACAATAGTTGTTGCATATCCTCTTCATCTCTCTATAGCCTATACAGTCTATGAAAAGAGCATAAGTCATTTACCGACTCTTTTAGGTTCTATCATAGGTTTCTTAGGTATACTGATGCTCTTTCGAGATGCATTTACATCAGCTACCATAGATATTGTGGGAGTGGTTCAGAGTTTTTCAGCATCAATATTTGCTGCACTATACTTCCATATAGGTAGAGTGTTGAGGAGATCGATGGATCTAGAGCTCTATACAGCATCTGTATATGGGATAGGTGCATCAGTAGTACTTCTGTATTCTATATTTGTGGAAGAGAATGTGTTGAGCTATATTCCATCTTCATGGATGTGGTTCTTGATGTTAGCAATAATACCTACAATAGGTGGACACACAGTTATGAACTATCTTTTGAAGTTTTATAGAAGCTCTACTGTAGCATCTATAGCTTTAACAGAACCAGTAGTAGCAACAATACTTGCCTCAACTATTCTTAGAGAACCTATAGAATTTGTGTATCTGATTGCCTTAACCAAGGTTTTGATAGGACTCTACATAGTGATTAGGTATTCATAG
- a CDS encoding YbaK/EbsC family protein, with protein sequence MMCSDSVQEFIERYNISATLYRFSDTVESVEKASHMCGADPSSIIKTLVLIADSLPVIAIVPGNKKLSYRKLANVVKARSLRMAKPHEVKMYTGFDVGGVSPLTECIKSYMIVVDQDVAGKEYVWCGGGDLYSLALVKVRDILAILNPVIADISDPPNN encoded by the coding sequence ATGATGTGTAGCGATAGTGTTCAAGAATTCATAGAGAGATACAATATCTCTGCTACTCTATACAGATTTAGCGATACTGTTGAATCTGTTGAAAAAGCATCACATATGTGTGGTGCAGATCCATCGAGTATCATAAAAACACTAGTTCTGATAGCTGATTCTCTACCTGTGATAGCTATAGTTCCAGGTAACAAGAAGCTTAGCTACAGAAAACTAGCAAATGTAGTAAAAGCTAGATCCCTGAGAATGGCTAAACCTCATGAAGTAAAGATGTATACAGGTTTTGATGTAGGTGGAGTTTCTCCTCTAACTGAGTGTATAAAGAGCTATATGATTGTTGTTGATCAAGATGTTGCTGGAAAAGAGTATGTATGGTGTGGTGGAGGAGATTTATATTCTTTAGCTCTAGTAAAGGTTAGAGATATATTAGCTATACTTAATCCAGTAATAGCCGATATATCAGATCCACCTAATAACTAA
- a CDS encoding GHMP kinase, whose amino-acid sequence MECLRIKAPAHLHAGNMDLHGGFGRLFGTVGFTIDYPFIVVEVEKSRDIQADDPYAKRFAESLVKSFETGGVVVRVRERFYENAGLGYITTLGLSIGLGISELYNLRKSLEEIALTIKRGLVTALGLYACRYGGFIVEGGFRKELRDRSIPPLIFRGDIPDDWFFVVAVPERPWRKLNKLRVSSEPKILEEVRASDEEASYLSRLVLMKIIPSFIEKDLKSFGEGLTEFNRRLGYIWMKYQGGVYCDPLVERGIEIMTRYTYAACQSSWGPTFYGITDSEESAKRAVEELEQLLRGNGGGVVFVTHGRNRGLEVESCG is encoded by the coding sequence TTGGAATGCTTAAGAATCAAGGCTCCAGCTCATCTTCATGCAGGAAATATGGATCTTCATGGAGGTTTTGGAAGACTTTTCGGAACAGTTGGATTCACTATTGATTACCCATTCATTGTTGTTGAGGTTGAGAAGAGTAGAGATATTCAAGCTGATGATCCATATGCAAAAAGGTTTGCAGAATCTCTGGTAAAGAGTTTTGAAACTGGTGGTGTAGTTGTTAGAGTTAGGGAAAGGTTTTATGAGAATGCTGGTCTAGGGTACATAACCACGCTTGGGCTATCCATAGGTTTAGGTATCTCAGAGTTATACAATCTTAGGAAATCTCTTGAAGAAATAGCTCTAACTATTAAGAGAGGTCTTGTAACAGCTCTAGGTCTATATGCTTGTAGATATGGTGGATTTATAGTTGAGGGTGGGTTTAGGAAAGAACTTAGGGATAGAAGTATCCCGCCGCTGATATTTCGTGGAGATATTCCTGATGATTGGTTCTTTGTGGTAGCTGTTCCAGAGAGGCCTTGGAGAAAACTGAATAAGCTTAGAGTTAGTAGTGAGCCTAAGATTCTAGAGGAGGTTAGAGCTAGTGATGAAGAAGCTTCATATCTATCGAGACTTGTCCTCATGAAGATTATACCTAGTTTTATTGAAAAGGATCTCAAGAGTTTTGGCGAAGGTTTGACGGAATTCAATAGAAGGCTTGGTTATATATGGATGAAGTATCAAGGAGGGGTGTATTGTGATCCTCTTGTAGAGAGAGGTATCGAGATAATGACTAGATACACATATGCTGCTTGTCAATCTTCATGGGGTCCAACATTCTACGGTATAACAGATAGTGAAGAATCTGCAAAAAGAGCTGTAGAAGAACTTGAACAATTGTTGAGAGGCAATGGTGGTGGGGTTGTGTTTGTTACACATGGTAGAAACAGAGGGTTAGAGGTAGAGAGTTGTGGTTAG
- a CDS encoding rhomboid family intramembrane serine protease, whose protein sequence is MSYEWIWTPRRRERPIATYTLIAINVAIYFASSAQNFFSSVTQEWVDRFAYVPIMLQNPTQWYRILSSMFLHGDIFHIFFNMMFLYWFGKEIEQLLGVKKYLALYLASGIVATIFHTGFTPIMGTLNLIIPALGASGAISGLLGAYLMLYPRRRLNICWFLFLIPLCFTTTALFFLLFWFATQVIYGYLRFGGIAFFAHVGGFIAGIALIYLLKRRSIETFYYFLKPYDLYTTKGLGSIAKTLLSILLIAVLIGSTYSTANATRSANVYIIDVNVCNQDICFRDQAAYTPLGDEAISPSIDLPRIAFNRLLWSGVIKNDIAPPSTLVPIDFRGNVVARDYGIRIFMQIVGRGVYDERGVLINFTGSIVTDVINVNIWGIASRGNRIYIDRVDLKSQDVAKNVGEFIVRPFALVSSFITLSSIFVVVFKDRDITEEEFLGPPIYTPWI, encoded by the coding sequence TTGTCTTATGAATGGATCTGGACACCTAGAAGAAGAGAGAGACCTATAGCTACCTACACACTTATAGCCATTAATGTAGCAATATACTTTGCCTCATCAGCTCAAAACTTTTTCTCAAGTGTTACACAAGAATGGGTAGATAGATTCGCTTATGTACCAATAATGCTTCAAAACCCTACACAATGGTATAGAATTCTATCAAGCATGTTTCTCCATGGAGATATATTCCACATATTCTTCAACATGATGTTTCTCTACTGGTTTGGGAAAGAGATAGAGCAACTACTAGGGGTAAAGAAATACCTAGCTCTATACCTAGCTTCAGGTATAGTTGCAACAATTTTTCACACAGGATTCACACCAATCATGGGTACACTAAACCTCATTATACCCGCTCTAGGAGCTTCTGGAGCTATAAGTGGACTTCTAGGTGCCTACCTAATGCTCTATCCTAGAAGAAGACTCAATATATGTTGGTTTCTATTCCTGATACCTCTATGTTTTACTACAACAGCTCTATTCTTTCTATTATTCTGGTTCGCTACACAAGTTATATACGGATATCTACGTTTTGGTGGAATAGCGTTTTTTGCACATGTAGGAGGATTTATAGCTGGAATAGCCTTGATATACCTTCTAAAGAGAAGATCTATAGAAACCTTCTACTATTTCCTTAAACCATATGATCTCTACACAACCAAGGGCCTTGGATCTATAGCTAAAACACTACTATCAATACTCCTTATAGCTGTTCTCATAGGCTCTACATACTCTACCGCAAATGCGACAAGATCAGCAAATGTCTACATAATTGATGTAAATGTGTGTAACCAAGACATATGCTTTAGAGATCAAGCAGCATATACACCATTAGGAGATGAAGCTATATCTCCATCAATAGATCTACCCAGGATAGCATTCAACAGACTGCTATGGTCAGGAGTAATAAAGAACGATATAGCTCCACCATCAACGCTTGTCCCCATAGACTTTAGAGGTAATGTTGTTGCACGTGATTACGGTATAAGGATCTTCATGCAAATAGTTGGTAGAGGTGTATATGATGAAAGAGGTGTGCTTATCAATTTTACCGGCAGTATTGTAACTGATGTAATAAATGTAAATATATGGGGTATAGCTAGCCGTGGTAACCGTATATATATCGATAGAGTTGATCTTAAATCACAAGATGTTGCAAAAAACGTAGGCGAATTCATTGTTAGACCCTTTGCCTTGGTATCTTCATTTATAACGCTATCCTCAATATTTGTTGTAGTTTTCAAGGATAGAGATATAACCGAAGAAGAGTTCCTGGGACCCCCTATCTATACACCATGGATCTAG
- a CDS encoding ARMT1-like domain-containing protein, which yields MKLYAECIACQINIRLKDIEKLIYDEDKRVEMIKNIVEKVSNRLKNCRDRYDSLCIPTVIATDLFRYIKHTTGLSDPYRELKKRANEEALKIYREIKQIIESIPSPIDRLRIAIKISLIGNTLDTGVAGYTPPDINDIKNLANSLEIYGDIDPIINIFMNANDVAILMDNSGEAVFDKILADVLKYMGKKVIAVVKGGAFQNDITIEDTVDANLHESFDRVIDTCSDASSIFLDEVKPEVIEILNNVDVVVAKGMANYEYITEIENMLKKPVVYMLVAKCRPIARDIGVPLGKAVVKIGNNF from the coding sequence GTGAAGCTGTATGCCGAATGTATAGCTTGTCAAATCAATATAAGGCTAAAAGATATAGAGAAACTCATATATGATGAAGATAAACGTGTAGAGATGATCAAGAACATTGTGGAGAAAGTTAGCAATAGATTGAAGAACTGTAGAGATAGATACGATAGTCTATGTATACCAACAGTTATAGCAACAGATCTATTCAGATACATAAAGCATACCACAGGACTTTCTGACCCATATAGAGAGCTTAAGAAGAGAGCTAATGAAGAAGCTCTAAAGATCTATAGAGAGATAAAACAGATAATAGAAAGCATACCTAGCCCTATAGATAGACTCCGTATAGCTATAAAGATATCGCTTATAGGAAACACACTAGATACAGGTGTTGCAGGATACACACCACCAGATATTAACGACATTAAGAATCTAGCCAATTCTCTTGAAATATACGGAGATATAGATCCAATAATCAACATCTTTATGAATGCTAATGACGTAGCTATCCTAATGGATAACTCAGGCGAAGCTGTATTCGATAAGATTCTAGCTGATGTACTTAAGTATATGGGTAAGAAAGTAATAGCTGTTGTTAAAGGTGGTGCTTTTCAAAACGATATAACTATAGAAGATACTGTAGATGCTAATCTACATGAGAGTTTCGATAGAGTTATTGATACATGTAGTGATGCCTCAAGCATATTCTTAGACGAAGTAAAGCCAGAAGTTATTGAGATACTTAACAATGTTGATGTTGTTGTAGCTAAAGGTATGGCTAACTATGAATATATAACAGAGATAGAGAACATGTTGAAGAAACCTGTGGTATATATGCTTGTAGCTAAATGTAGACCTATTGCGAGAGACATAGGTGTTCCTCTAGGTAAAGCTGTTGTAAAGATAGGGAATAATTTCTAG
- a CDS encoding nicotinamide mononucleotide deamidase-related protein has translation MDIELDSWIFTLGNEIVQGRVINTNASFIGRRLTLLGFRVVGVLSLIDDVDVISRYISLVLKEKPRVIVSTGGLGPTHDDRTLEAISKAVNKRLVINQEALEMIKARYSLHGIELTIERIKMAYLPEGAIPIPNPIGTAPGSWLEVGETIIVSLPGVPKEMEIMWSSWVEPRLRAIGPPIHIVERLFVIEDVPEATFAPIVKDVLKVFSNLYIKTHPKGDEVGKQVLEVYVMYSHRDRNEAEVAIDNAIQLLHKKFRERYGTELKSMLVKVK, from the coding sequence GTGGATATAGAGCTAGATTCATGGATCTTTACGCTTGGCAACGAGATTGTGCAGGGAAGAGTTATAAACACTAATGCGAGTTTCATTGGCAGAAGATTAACTCTTCTAGGTTTTCGTGTTGTAGGTGTATTATCGTTAATAGATGATGTAGATGTGATATCTAGATACATATCATTGGTGTTGAAGGAGAAGCCAAGAGTTATAGTATCAACAGGTGGTCTTGGGCCAACACATGATGATAGAACACTTGAAGCTATATCAAAAGCTGTAAACAAGAGACTAGTTATCAATCAAGAAGCACTAGAAATGATTAAAGCTAGATACAGTTTACATGGCATAGAGCTAACAATAGAGAGGATCAAGATGGCCTATCTACCCGAAGGCGCTATCCCGATACCCAATCCCATCGGTACAGCTCCTGGTTCTTGGCTTGAAGTAGGAGAAACAATAATAGTATCTCTACCAGGTGTGCCTAAAGAAATGGAGATTATGTGGAGTTCATGGGTTGAACCTAGATTAAGAGCTATAGGGCCACCAATACATATAGTAGAGAGGTTATTTGTAATCGAGGATGTGCCTGAAGCAACATTTGCACCAATAGTTAAAGATGTTCTTAAAGTGTTTTCAAATCTATACATAAAAACTCATCCCAAAGGAGATGAGGTAGGGAAACAGGTTCTTGAGGTATACGTGATGTATTCACATAGAGATAGAAATGAAGCAGAAGTAGCTATAGATAATGCTATCCAGCTTCTACACAAGAAATTTAGAGAAAGATACGGTACAGAACTTAAATCAATGCTAGTTAAAGTAAAGTAA
- a CDS encoding MarC family protein — protein MSYINLAIDLPTVAILSVQIFAIMDPLAAVPALVEALSGFGDKEARTYINRASIVIFALLTIFSTIGGAVLHILGLDISYLKIAAGVLLMAISIDTLITGHKPSRISVGEYIIVPIATPLIVGPGTMTLLIASSKVYGIVNTLLASYIAFLATYIILLVSNKIVKLLGNTFIHGLGRFMSIIIASFAVEMFVSGLRNIVSTLLSS, from the coding sequence TTGAGCTATATAAATCTAGCAATAGATCTACCAACAGTAGCAATACTATCGGTACAGATATTCGCTATAATGGATCCTCTAGCAGCTGTTCCAGCACTAGTTGAAGCTCTATCTGGTTTTGGTGATAAAGAGGCTAGAACTTATATTAATAGAGCTTCGATAGTGATATTCGCTCTACTAACAATATTTTCAACAATTGGTGGAGCTGTACTACATATACTGGGACTCGATATCTCTTACCTCAAAATTGCTGCAGGAGTGCTCCTTATGGCTATATCTATAGATACATTGATAACAGGACACAAGCCATCCAGAATAAGTGTTGGTGAATACATTATTGTACCTATAGCTACTCCATTGATAGTTGGTCCAGGCACTATGACACTACTTATAGCTTCGTCTAAAGTTTATGGAATAGTCAACACATTACTAGCTTCATATATAGCCTTCTTAGCTACATACATAATACTCTTGGTATCAAACAAGATTGTAAAGCTTCTTGGTAACACATTTATACATGGTTTAGGGAGATTTATGTCGATAATCATAGCGTCTTTTGCTGTAGAAATGTTTGTATCAGGTCTAAGAAACATAGTCTCTACACTACTTAGTAGCTGA
- a CDS encoding DUF1464 family protein, which translates to MVRVIGTDSGTKSYDIFGFDDESGEILVDESIPRDEMVRDPSIVVKRLKQIDNVYRIDAIVASSGYGMPLKLARDATDEEIAMATFVTENDVKRGLRILGLRKLMKMLKEDKQLNEKTYFTPGVIHLPTVPRYRKINRIDMGTSDKIYSVALAIARHAEAKNISYSSVNLITVEVGFAYTSAIAVKCGEIVDALAGTSGFPSYLGGGFIDGEIFYAVANVAEVSKEVLFRGGAAYLSNIDPFRTPIEMFIEMEDEGYRLMLESIAKDISVLMVSTEPDSIYFSGRFTRVKKFMEDLSRYLEENLFKKFRESPMIVKLESRGRIAKEAAEGAAIIASGIVGGRYRELVDVLRLRESSGTIFDYINIVDKEKLIERYSFLLY; encoded by the coding sequence GTGGTTAGAGTTATTGGAACAGATTCGGGTACCAAGAGCTACGATATATTTGGTTTTGATGACGAGTCTGGAGAGATTCTTGTCGACGAGTCTATACCTAGAGATGAGATGGTTAGAGACCCATCGATAGTTGTCAAGAGGCTTAAACAGATAGATAATGTTTATCGAATTGATGCTATTGTTGCTTCAAGTGGTTATGGTATGCCTCTTAAATTAGCTAGAGATGCTACTGATGAAGAGATAGCTATGGCTACTTTTGTAACTGAAAACGATGTTAAGAGAGGGCTGAGGATACTTGGTTTAAGGAAGTTAATGAAGATGTTGAAAGAAGATAAACAGCTGAATGAAAAGACCTACTTTACCCCAGGTGTTATACATCTACCCACAGTCCCTAGGTATAGAAAAATCAATAGGATAGATATGGGTACATCAGACAAGATATACTCTGTAGCACTAGCTATAGCGAGACATGCAGAAGCAAAAAACATAAGCTATAGCTCAGTAAACCTGATTACTGTTGAAGTAGGTTTCGCATATACATCAGCTATAGCTGTAAAGTGTGGTGAAATAGTTGATGCTTTAGCTGGAACATCTGGTTTTCCAAGCTATCTTGGGGGAGGCTTTATCGATGGCGAGATATTCTATGCTGTAGCAAATGTTGCAGAGGTATCTAAAGAGGTTTTGTTTAGAGGTGGTGCAGCATATCTATCGAATATAGATCCATTTAGAACACCTATAGAGATGTTTATTGAGATGGAAGATGAGGGATATAGACTTATGCTTGAATCTATAGCGAAAGACATCTCTGTGCTAATGGTTTCAACAGAACCAGACTCTATATACTTTAGCGGACGCTTCACTAGAGTGAAGAAGTTTATGGAGGATTTATCTAGATATCTAGAGGAGAATCTGTTCAAGAAGTTTAGAGAGAGTCCTATGATAGTTAAACTAGAGAGTAGAGGTAGGATAGCTAAAGAAGCAGCTGAAGGAGCAGCTATAATCGCTAGCGGAATTGTTGGTGGAAGGTATAGAGAGTTAGTCGATGTTCTTAGACTTAGAGAGAGTAGTGGCACGATATTCGACTATATAAATATTGTGGATAAAGAGAAGCTTATAGAGAGATACAGCTTTTTACTCTATTAA
- a CDS encoding metalloprotease family protein, translating into MSCNVSGCITKYDLSIYITIIVAITIGFSALSRITQYINTMNKPYILTTTILMFIAIALAHEYIHYFVARYILGKDAKIRLSIGLGGLVIEYKEILWSEYIYIALAPQMLITLPLAITYTLTRDPFIYIQLVLHISASAVDLLNIVRALTIFRNCRFILCRENKKIVGYMVMKPNGRCTIYRI; encoded by the coding sequence TTGAGCTGTAATGTATCTGGATGTATTACTAAATACGATTTATCTATTTATATCACAATAATTGTCGCTATAACTATAGGTTTTTCAGCTCTTTCGAGAATCACTCAATACATTAACACAATGAATAAACCATACATATTAACTACAACTATCCTAATGTTTATAGCTATAGCTCTAGCACATGAATATATACACTATTTTGTAGCTAGATACATTCTTGGAAAAGATGCTAAGATACGTTTATCCATAGGTTTAGGTGGATTAGTTATAGAGTATAAGGAGATTCTATGGAGCGAGTACATCTATATAGCATTAGCTCCACAGATGCTTATAACACTTCCTCTAGCAATAACATATACATTGACTAGAGATCCATTCATCTATATACAGCTAGTGCTACATATATCTGCATCAGCAGTAGATCTACTGAATATAGTAAGAGCTTTAACAATCTTCAGGAACTGTAGATTCATACTATGCAGAGAAAATAAAAAGATTGTAGGATACATGGTTATGAAACCCAACGGCAGATGCACAATATACAGAATATAA